The following are encoded together in the Kwoniella europaea PYCC6329 chromosome 1, complete sequence genome:
- a CDS encoding 50S ribosomal protein L36, with translation MIQTILRRLPTLSNSLAGPSRQSVRQCSSCPPPTPASFTSSLVRPTLLSQIPSITSTPKSTISRVQPLVMQVRGMKVRSSVKRFCDGCSVVRRKGRIYVICSKNPKHKQRQG, from the exons ATGATACAGACAATTCTCAGACGTCTACCGACCCTATCAAACTCCCTCGCAGGACCGTCCAGACAATCCGTTCGACAATGTTCCTCTTGTCCCCCTCCCACGCCTGCTTCTTTCACCTCATCACTAGTCAGACCCACCTTGTTATCCCAAATACCAAGTATAACATCCACGCCTAAGTCGACGATAAGTAGGGTACAGCCTTTAGTAATGCAAGTGAGAggtatgaaggtgaggagtAGTGTCAAGAGATTCTGTGATGGTTGTTCAGTCgtgaggag GAAAGGAAGAATATACGTTATCTGTTCAAAGAACCCTAAACATAAACAA CGTCAAGGATAG